The proteins below come from a single Perca flavescens isolate YP-PL-M2 chromosome 8, PFLA_1.0, whole genome shotgun sequence genomic window:
- the bnip2 gene encoding BCL2/adenovirus E1B 19 kDa protein-interacting protein 2 isoform X3 → MASDVIESEAVLKGVSDINLNNSSLDFVTPRRTHEELGHRQTSSPSSSGVSGEGEEEDLDELENSTASTVENGEEALQESPTKTRGTPQERKTPDNEQKQPGARSSTPVSLPQPRSPPGPIGSLERQESVATTEARLRMEGVELKEEWQDEDFPRPLPEEEELEDELFGTSEEMDPGYAMDHGKKAKKKLAAPDISLTLDHSEGSLLSDELDESTELDLDDIDTPSDNSNEFEWEDDLPKPKTTELLQKGVESVQEYSYSEERVEGRRWRVFRFGDQEHRVDMKAIEPYKKVISHGGYYGDGLNAIIVFAVCFMPESNQPNYRYIMDNLFKYVIGTLELLVAENYMIVYLNGATSRKKMPTVGWLRKCYQQIDRRLRKNLKSLIIVHPSWFIRTLLAITKPFISSKFSQKIKYVFSLTDLAELVPMEYVSIPDCIKQIDQEMHGKLEVAAAAVPE, encoded by the exons ATGGCATCGGATGTGATTGAGAGTGAAGCGGTGCTGAAGGGTGTAAGTGATATTAATTTGAACAATAGCAGCCTAGATTTTGTCACACCCAGGAGGACTCATGAAGAGCTGGGTCACAGACAGACGTCTAGTCCCTCATCTTCTGGAGTGTCGGGAGAaggtgaggaggaggacttGGACGAATTAGAAAATAGCACAGCTTCAACAGTCGAAAATGGCGAAGAGGCACTTCAAGAGAGTCCAACCAAAACAAGAGGTACGCCACAGGAAAGGAAAACTCCAGACAATGAACAGAAACAGCCGGGAGCAAGAAGCTCGACCCCAGTGAGCCTTCCCCAGCCACGCTCGCCACCTGGACCCATTGGAAG CCTGGAGCGCCAAGAGTCAGTCGCCACAACAGAAGCTCGCCTGAGAATGGAAGGAGTTGAACTTAAGGAAGAGTGGCAGGATGAGGACTTTCCACG GCCCCTACCGGAGGAAGAGGAGCTTGAAGATGAGCTTTTTGGAACCTCGGAGGAGATGGACCCTG GCTATGCAATGGATCATGGCAAGAAGGCAAAGAAGAAGCTTGCAGCTCCGGACATCAGTCTTACACTGGACCACAGTGAAGgttctcttctctctgatgaGCTGGATGAAAGTACAGAGCTGGACCTCGATGACATAGACACACCTTCAGACAACAGTAATGAGTTTGAATGGGAAG ACGATCTCCCCAAGCCAAAAACTACAGAACTCCTACAGAAGGGCGTGGAGTCGGTGCAGGAGTACTCTTACTCGGAGGAGAGGGTGGAGGGTCGACGCTGGAGGGTGTTTCGTTTTGGAGACCAGGAACACAGAGTGGACATGAAGGCCATCGAGCCGTACAAGAAGGTTATCAGCCACggag GTTACTATGGAGATGGTTTGAATGCCATAATTGTGTTCGCTGTGTGCTTTATGCCGGAGAGCAATCAACCAAATTACAGATACATCATGGACAATTTATTCAA GTATGTCATCGGCACGCTGGAGCTTTTGGTTGCTGAGAACTATATGATTGTGTATTTGAATGGGGCGACCTCTCGGAAAAAGATGCCAACTGTCGGCTGGCTCCGAAAGTGTTATCAGCAGATTGATAGGAG GTTAAGGAAGAACTTGAAGTCTTTGATAATTGTCCATCCCTCTTGGTTTATTCGCACCCTGCTGGCAATCACAAAACCTTTTATAAG cTCCAAATTTAGTCAGAAAATCAAGTATGTGTTCAGCTTGACAGACCTTGCAGAACTGGTCCCAATGGAGTATGTGTCCATACCAGATTGTATCAAACA GATCGACCAGGAAATGCACGGCAAACTGGAGGTCGCAGCTGCTGCTGTTCCAGAGTGA
- the bnip2 gene encoding BCL2/adenovirus E1B 19 kDa protein-interacting protein 2 isoform X1, with amino-acid sequence MASDVIESEAVLKGVSDINLNNSSLDFVTPRRTHEELGHRQTSSPSSSGVSGEGEEEDLDELENSTASTVENGEEALQESPTKTRGTPQERKTPDNEQKQPGARSSTPVSLPQPRSPPGPIGSLERQESVATTEARLRMEGVELKEEWQDEDFPRPLPEEEELEDELFGTSEEMDPGYAMDHGKKAKKKLAAPDISLTLDHSEGSLLSDELDESTELDLDDIDTPSDNSNEFEWEDDLPKPKTTELLQKGVESVQEYSYSEERVEGRRWRVFRFGDQEHRVDMKAIEPYKKVISHGGYYGDGLNAIIVFAVCFMPESNQPNYRYIMDNLFKYVIGTLELLVAENYMIVYLNGATSRKKMPTVGWLRKCYQQIDRRLRKNLKSLIIVHPSWFIRTLLAITKPFISSKFSQKIKYVFSLTDLAELVPMEYVSIPDCIKQFDDEKNRKSRKRYMHFHPGSASAILLHFTKLITK; translated from the exons ATGGCATCGGATGTGATTGAGAGTGAAGCGGTGCTGAAGGGTGTAAGTGATATTAATTTGAACAATAGCAGCCTAGATTTTGTCACACCCAGGAGGACTCATGAAGAGCTGGGTCACAGACAGACGTCTAGTCCCTCATCTTCTGGAGTGTCGGGAGAaggtgaggaggaggacttGGACGAATTAGAAAATAGCACAGCTTCAACAGTCGAAAATGGCGAAGAGGCACTTCAAGAGAGTCCAACCAAAACAAGAGGTACGCCACAGGAAAGGAAAACTCCAGACAATGAACAGAAACAGCCGGGAGCAAGAAGCTCGACCCCAGTGAGCCTTCCCCAGCCACGCTCGCCACCTGGACCCATTGGAAG CCTGGAGCGCCAAGAGTCAGTCGCCACAACAGAAGCTCGCCTGAGAATGGAAGGAGTTGAACTTAAGGAAGAGTGGCAGGATGAGGACTTTCCACG GCCCCTACCGGAGGAAGAGGAGCTTGAAGATGAGCTTTTTGGAACCTCGGAGGAGATGGACCCTG GCTATGCAATGGATCATGGCAAGAAGGCAAAGAAGAAGCTTGCAGCTCCGGACATCAGTCTTACACTGGACCACAGTGAAGgttctcttctctctgatgaGCTGGATGAAAGTACAGAGCTGGACCTCGATGACATAGACACACCTTCAGACAACAGTAATGAGTTTGAATGGGAAG ACGATCTCCCCAAGCCAAAAACTACAGAACTCCTACAGAAGGGCGTGGAGTCGGTGCAGGAGTACTCTTACTCGGAGGAGAGGGTGGAGGGTCGACGCTGGAGGGTGTTTCGTTTTGGAGACCAGGAACACAGAGTGGACATGAAGGCCATCGAGCCGTACAAGAAGGTTATCAGCCACggag GTTACTATGGAGATGGTTTGAATGCCATAATTGTGTTCGCTGTGTGCTTTATGCCGGAGAGCAATCAACCAAATTACAGATACATCATGGACAATTTATTCAA GTATGTCATCGGCACGCTGGAGCTTTTGGTTGCTGAGAACTATATGATTGTGTATTTGAATGGGGCGACCTCTCGGAAAAAGATGCCAACTGTCGGCTGGCTCCGAAAGTGTTATCAGCAGATTGATAGGAG GTTAAGGAAGAACTTGAAGTCTTTGATAATTGTCCATCCCTCTTGGTTTATTCGCACCCTGCTGGCAATCACAAAACCTTTTATAAG cTCCAAATTTAGTCAGAAAATCAAGTATGTGTTCAGCTTGACAGACCTTGCAGAACTGGTCCCAATGGAGTATGTGTCCATACCAGATTGTATCAAACA
- the bnip2 gene encoding BCL2/adenovirus E1B 19 kDa protein-interacting protein 2 isoform X2 — protein MASDVIESEAVLKGVSDINLNNSSLDFVTPRRTHEELGHRQTSSPSSSGVSGEGEEEDLDELENSTASTVENGEEALQESPTKTRGTPQERKTPDNEQKQPGARSSTPVSLPQPRSPPGPIGSLERQESVATTEARLRMEGVELKEEWQDEDFPRPLPEEEELEDELFGTSEEMDPGYAMDHGKKAKKKLAAPDISLTLDHSEGSLLSDELDESTELDLDDIDTPSDNSNEFEWEDDLPKPKTTELLQKGVESVQEYSYSEERVEGRRWRVFRFGDQEHRVDMKAIEPYKKVISHGGYYGDGLNAIIVFAVCFMPESNQPNYRYIMDNLFKYVIGTLELLVAENYMIVYLNGATSRKKMPTVGWLRKCYQQIDRRLRKNLKSLIIVHPSWFIRTLLAITKPFISSKFSQKIKYVFSLTDLAELVPMEYVSIPDCIKQFDDEKNRKSRKRIDQEMHGKLEVAAAAVPE, from the exons ATGGCATCGGATGTGATTGAGAGTGAAGCGGTGCTGAAGGGTGTAAGTGATATTAATTTGAACAATAGCAGCCTAGATTTTGTCACACCCAGGAGGACTCATGAAGAGCTGGGTCACAGACAGACGTCTAGTCCCTCATCTTCTGGAGTGTCGGGAGAaggtgaggaggaggacttGGACGAATTAGAAAATAGCACAGCTTCAACAGTCGAAAATGGCGAAGAGGCACTTCAAGAGAGTCCAACCAAAACAAGAGGTACGCCACAGGAAAGGAAAACTCCAGACAATGAACAGAAACAGCCGGGAGCAAGAAGCTCGACCCCAGTGAGCCTTCCCCAGCCACGCTCGCCACCTGGACCCATTGGAAG CCTGGAGCGCCAAGAGTCAGTCGCCACAACAGAAGCTCGCCTGAGAATGGAAGGAGTTGAACTTAAGGAAGAGTGGCAGGATGAGGACTTTCCACG GCCCCTACCGGAGGAAGAGGAGCTTGAAGATGAGCTTTTTGGAACCTCGGAGGAGATGGACCCTG GCTATGCAATGGATCATGGCAAGAAGGCAAAGAAGAAGCTTGCAGCTCCGGACATCAGTCTTACACTGGACCACAGTGAAGgttctcttctctctgatgaGCTGGATGAAAGTACAGAGCTGGACCTCGATGACATAGACACACCTTCAGACAACAGTAATGAGTTTGAATGGGAAG ACGATCTCCCCAAGCCAAAAACTACAGAACTCCTACAGAAGGGCGTGGAGTCGGTGCAGGAGTACTCTTACTCGGAGGAGAGGGTGGAGGGTCGACGCTGGAGGGTGTTTCGTTTTGGAGACCAGGAACACAGAGTGGACATGAAGGCCATCGAGCCGTACAAGAAGGTTATCAGCCACggag GTTACTATGGAGATGGTTTGAATGCCATAATTGTGTTCGCTGTGTGCTTTATGCCGGAGAGCAATCAACCAAATTACAGATACATCATGGACAATTTATTCAA GTATGTCATCGGCACGCTGGAGCTTTTGGTTGCTGAGAACTATATGATTGTGTATTTGAATGGGGCGACCTCTCGGAAAAAGATGCCAACTGTCGGCTGGCTCCGAAAGTGTTATCAGCAGATTGATAGGAG GTTAAGGAAGAACTTGAAGTCTTTGATAATTGTCCATCCCTCTTGGTTTATTCGCACCCTGCTGGCAATCACAAAACCTTTTATAAG cTCCAAATTTAGTCAGAAAATCAAGTATGTGTTCAGCTTGACAGACCTTGCAGAACTGGTCCCAATGGAGTATGTGTCCATACCAGATTGTATCAAACA